CCACGTGTTACTTTTTCATTGACACCGTATTCTGTAGCAGAAACCCCTGTTGAAATTCCTGCCTCATATAGTGCTGTCACAGCATTAGCATAGGAGCTACCCTCTGGAACATCCACAAACGGACTTTTACCTTTTGCATCTAAGTCTAATGCTCGTGCAATCATCACAGCTATTTGTCCACGAGTCACAGTTTCAGAAGGACGGAATGTATGATCATCATACCCCTTCACCACACCAGTTGCTGTTAATTTCTTAATAGCATTGTAATATTCGTTTGATTTGTTAAGATCTTTAAAGTTTTGTTTTTCTACAGAAGCTGTATCCGCTGTCGCAAGTCCAAAAGCATTGACAAGTATTTTGGCAACTTGACCACGTGTTACAGCTTGTGAAGGTTTAAATGTACCATCACTATAACCATGTAAAACACCTGCTGTATAAAGTGAAGAAATTCCTTCAAAATGTGGGTGGTCTTCGCTTACATCTGAAAAAGGGCTTGCCGCTGATGCAGGTACCGCTGCTACCGCTGTTACTGCTAATGCAACTGCAGTTGTTGTATACAATTTTCTTTTCTTATTTTTCATCTTATGATCTCCTCTACTAATTCCGTTATGTATGTATAACATTATTAATTATAAACAAATTTATGATAGATTGCTATATGTTGGAGCAATTTGAATAATTAATATTTATAGTTGTAGATAATTTGTAAACTTTTAAGCTTTTGGAAATACAAAAAAACCGACCTCCAAGGAGATCGGTTTTTTTAAAATGATTACTCAGCAGCTTTTGCGCGTAGAACCATTTGTAGGATACCACCGTGACGGTAGTAATCTACTTCTACTTCTGAATCGAAACGAGCTAAAGCTTGGAAAGTTTTAACTGTGCCGTCTTCAGATTTAGCAGTTACTGTTAAGATTTCACGTGGTTTTACATTGTCAGTAATGTTTACAGAGATTTCTTCTTTACCAGTTAAGCCTAGTGTATCAGCAGATTCACCTGACATGAATTGAAGTGGAAGAACACCCATCATTACTAAGTTAGAACGGTGGATACGCTCGTAAGATTGTGCGATAACAGTTTTCACGCCAAGTAGGAATGTACCTTTCGCAGCCCAGTCACGAGAAGAACCCATACCGTAGTCGTTACCAGCAAGTACTACTAAGCCAGTACCTTGCTCTTGGTATTTCATACATGCGTCATAGATGTATTCTACTTCGCCTGTTGGCCAGTAAGTAGTGAATCCACCCTCTGTACCAGGAGCAACTTGGTTACGGATACGGATGTTTGCAAATGTACCACGCATCATTACTTCGTGGTTACCACGACGAGAACCATAAGAGTTGAAGTCACGGATTGCAACACCGTTTTCAATTAAATATTTACCTGCAGGTGTATCTTTACCGATTGCACCGGCTGGAGAAATATGGTCAGTTGTGATTGAGTCACCAAACTTCGCCATAATGCGTAAGCCGTCTAAGCCTTTAATAGCTTCTGGCTCTTTTGCAAGACCTTGGAAGAATGGTGGGTTTTGGATGTAAGTTGATTTTTCATCAAATGTGTATAGAGACTCAGTTGATGTTTCAATTGCATTCCATTTTTCGTTCGCTGTGAATACAGTTTCGTATTCTTTTTGGAATAATTCACGGTTAACAACAGTCCCTAATACTGCGTTAACTTCTTCAGTTGATGGCCAGATATCAGCGAAGAATACTTCGTTACCATCTTTGTCTTTACCGAATGAATCTTTTTGTAGATCGATATCCACTGTACCAGCAAGTGCATATGCAACAACAAGTGGTGGTGAAGCTAAGTAGTTAGCTTTTACAAGTGGGTGTACACGACCTTCGAAGTTACGGTTACCAGAAAGAACTGATGTTACAAATAAGTCATTTTCTTTAATTGCATCTTCGATTTCAGGTAATAATGGACCTGAGTTACCAATACATGTTGTACAACCGTAACCTACAGTGTTGAAACCGATTTGGTCAAGGTATGTTTGTAAACCTGAATCTTCAAGGTAACCAGTTACAACTTTAGAACCTGGTGCTAAAGAAGTTTTTACCCATTTAGGCACTGTTAGACCTTTTTCTACAGCTTTTTTCGCTACTAAGCCCGCAGCTATTAATACGTATGGGTTAGATGTATTTGTACAAGAAGTGATAGCAGCAATTGCAACAGCACCTGTTGGAATTTCTACATCGCCTTCAGCGAATTTAGCTACAGAAGTTTTTGCAAATTCATCTTCTGTTAAACCGAAACCTTGTGTACCTTGTGGTGCCACTACTGCTTCTTTGTAACGAGAACGCATTTGAGATAGTGGAATTAAGTCTTGTGGACGTTTTGGACCAGAAAGGTTTGGTTCGATTTCAGCTAAGTTTACTTCTAATACGTCAGTGTAAACTGGTTCTAATGTTGGATCGAAGAACATGTGGTTTGCTTTTAAGTAAGCTTCTACAACCGCGATGTGCTCTTCGTCACGACCAGTTAAACGCATGTAGTTTAATGATTCTTCGTCAATTGCGAAGTAACCACATGTAGCACCATATTCAGGAGCCATGTTAGAGATTGTCGCACGGTCAGCTAGTGGTAATTTAGATACGCCAGGTCCGAAGAACTCAACGAATTTACCAACTACGCCACGTTGACGTAATACTTGTGTTACTTTTAATGCTAAGTCAGTAGCAGTTGTTCCGTTTGGAAGATCGCCAACTAATTTAACACCGATAACTTCTGGAATTGGGAAGTATGAAGGTTGACCAAGCATACCTGCTTCAGCTTCGATACCACCTACACCCCATCCAAGAACGCCAATACCGTTGATCATAGTTGTATGAGAGTCAGTACCTACTACTGAATCTGGGAATGTTTCGAATGTGCCATCAGCATTTTCGTTAACGTGTACAACTGGAGCTAAGTACTCTAGGTTTACTTGGTGAACGATACCTGTTGCTGGTGGTACAGCACGGAAGTTATTGTAAGCAGTTTGAGCCCATTTTAAGAAGTTATAACGCTCAGCGTTACGTTCGAATTCAAGGTCCATGTTTGCTTGTAATGCAGTTGCATTACCATATTTGTCAACTTGTACAGAGTGGTCAATTACAAGGTCAACTGGAATAGCAGGGTTGATTTTGCTTGGGTCTCCACCCATTTCTTTCATTGCAGAACGAAGAGATGCAAGGTCAACAACTACTGGTACACCAGTAAAGTCTTGTAATACTACGCGAGAAGGTTTGAATGGTACTTCAGCTTCTGGATCAGCGCCGTTACCCCATTTTGCTAATTCGTTTACGTGCTCTTCTTTGATTACATACGCATCATATTGACGTAAAACAGATTCTAATAATACTTTAATTGAGTAAGGAAGGTTTGAAACTTTTGCAACGCCAGCTTTTTCAATCGCAGCTAAGTCATAGTAATTGTAAGTTTTACCATTTACTTCGAATGATGCGCGGCTGTTGTGTAAATTACCTTGTGCCATTTGCGGATCCCCCTAAATATCTTTTTGAAAAGGCCTGTGTAAAGCAACTTTTCTCCAATACCCATGATAACGTATTTATATTCATAAGTAAATTACATTAATATTATCTTTTTTGATAAGTAATCCTTATGACCTTGGTTTCTAACCTGATGTTTCTAATTTTATAGATATGCATAAGATGAAGGGTTTGCAGGAAGGACATTTTTTATACCTTTCTAACTAAATGAATCTAAATGTATTTAACTGGGGTACGAATTGAGGTACACGTTATGTTTTTAAAAGTGTACCTCAATAATAAATAGACATAAATCTTTTCATCTGGACAGGTTATTTAATAGTAAAAATATAACAAAAAAACTGATTTACAACAACTTATAATTTTTGTAAAACCAATATCATATTTTTTACGTTTTTATATGCGTATTTAATCATTGCTGCATCAATATTTATCATTCTTACTCTTAGACTGTGGATAGTGAAGCTGTTAAATCTAATGAAGAGCAAATGAATAAAGCTTTAGATAAAATGTAATCACACAAAAAAGCCTAGGCTCTAAATTAATTGAGTACCTGGGCTTTGGCTTTACTCTTATTTGTCTAAAGAATATTTTTCAATTGCCTC
This genomic stretch from Lysinibacillus pakistanensis harbors:
- the acnA gene encoding aconitate hydratase AcnA, yielding MAQGNLHNSRASFEVNGKTYNYYDLAAIEKAGVAKVSNLPYSIKVLLESVLRQYDAYVIKEEHVNELAKWGNGADPEAEVPFKPSRVVLQDFTGVPVVVDLASLRSAMKEMGGDPSKINPAIPVDLVIDHSVQVDKYGNATALQANMDLEFERNAERYNFLKWAQTAYNNFRAVPPATGIVHQVNLEYLAPVVHVNENADGTFETFPDSVVGTDSHTTMINGIGVLGWGVGGIEAEAGMLGQPSYFPIPEVIGVKLVGDLPNGTTATDLALKVTQVLRQRGVVGKFVEFFGPGVSKLPLADRATISNMAPEYGATCGYFAIDEESLNYMRLTGRDEEHIAVVEAYLKANHMFFDPTLEPVYTDVLEVNLAEIEPNLSGPKRPQDLIPLSQMRSRYKEAVVAPQGTQGFGLTEDEFAKTSVAKFAEGDVEIPTGAVAIAAITSCTNTSNPYVLIAAGLVAKKAVEKGLTVPKWVKTSLAPGSKVVTGYLEDSGLQTYLDQIGFNTVGYGCTTCIGNSGPLLPEIEDAIKENDLFVTSVLSGNRNFEGRVHPLVKANYLASPPLVVAYALAGTVDIDLQKDSFGKDKDGNEVFFADIWPSTEEVNAVLGTVVNRELFQKEYETVFTANEKWNAIETSTESLYTFDEKSTYIQNPPFFQGLAKEPEAIKGLDGLRIMAKFGDSITTDHISPAGAIGKDTPAGKYLIENGVAIRDFNSYGSRRGNHEVMMRGTFANIRIRNQVAPGTEGGFTTYWPTGEVEYIYDACMKYQEQGTGLVVLAGNDYGMGSSRDWAAKGTFLLGVKTVIAQSYERIHRSNLVMMGVLPLQFMSGESADTLGLTGKEEISVNITDNVKPREILTVTAKSEDGTVKTFQALARFDSEVEVDYYRHGGILQMVLRAKAAE